The sequence below is a genomic window from Gossypium hirsutum isolate 1008001.06 chromosome A11, Gossypium_hirsutum_v2.1, whole genome shotgun sequence.
ACCCACAACTTGTCACGGAAAAGAAGAAACACTGGCTTGGTTGTTGGTTTGGCAAGAAGAGCAGTGTTGAACCAAGAATGTTTGGCAGTTTTGGAGGAACAAGGCCAGGGTGTTACGCATGGCTGCCGCCACCACCATTGCCACCTGCATTTCGACTGCCATCATATAGATGTAGACAATATCGACCAGTTTATCCTTACTCGCCACCTTACCAGATAACAAAGCCGCCGCGACCATATCCCTATGATTTCTATGAGGATACGGAACCGCCAATAGGCAACTCTGTTTTTCACACATTTCATGATGATAATGTTAATGCTTGCAGCATAATCTGAGCTGTGTGCTGTAAACTTGACTACTTTCATTGATTTATGACTATTTTTTCCACGTTGTCCCggcaatatatattttaacatatcaTTTACTTTGCTCTATATACAATTTATTACCACATTTTTTTATCAACTAAgataattaagattttattattACATGCAGGGCGAAGCTAAAAATACTGATAAGAGATCCGCATATTCATATAAAGTTTGACATATTTAAATTCAGAATAGTGTTGGCTATCAATGACGGTTTAAGTCCTTGCGCGTGACTATTGTATAAAAGATATTTCATGAGCCATTAGGGGTCAACATTTGATTCAGCGGagtcaaattaaatttaaaaattcgagttaattaaattgataaattatattttaataactaaatttactttaaaaattttttgaatcgagtcaagaaattttaaattaagtcgA
It includes:
- the LOC107923601 gene encoding heavy metal-associated isoprenylated plant protein 42 — encoded protein: MLQKINGVVAVDIDTENGLVTVHGIVQLSTLIQTISEKMGKKAELYAYEKNPKTNNEKLDNENTCSACKYEEKNQTCSFADKSNDGKAKDPVPQGPEVSNHPQLVTEKKKHWLGCWFGKKSSVEPRMFGSFGGTRPGCYAWLPPPPLPPAFRLPSYRCRQYRPVYPYSPPYQITKPPRPYPYDFYEDTEPPIGNSVFHTFHDDNVNACSII